One genomic segment of Brevibacillus laterosporus LMG 15441 includes these proteins:
- a CDS encoding lipoate--protein ligase family protein, whose translation MEKWRYVVTPPMSPEMNMAIDEAILTLHSQGKVPPTVRFYTWNPATLSIGYFQKMEKEINIDEVKRLGLGLVRRPTGGRAVLHDAELTYSVIVSEDHPQMPKSVTEAYKVISMGLLHGFQKLGLKAEMVSLATEEEKAKYNSPGSSACFDSPSWYELVVEGKKVAGSAQTRQKGVILQHGSILLDMDVDLLFSLLTFPSERVKERMMNSFKQKAVTINEVSSKPISLEEAIEAFYQGFAEGLGIELIPMDLTAEEQQLAKELAENRYRTDEWNFRR comes from the coding sequence ATGGAAAAATGGCGTTATGTGGTGACTCCGCCTATGTCACCAGAAATGAATATGGCAATTGACGAAGCCATTTTAACTTTGCACAGCCAAGGAAAAGTACCGCCTACCGTTCGTTTTTATACATGGAACCCGGCGACTCTCTCTATCGGTTATTTTCAAAAAATGGAAAAAGAGATCAATATTGATGAAGTGAAGCGCCTTGGACTTGGATTGGTTCGACGCCCGACAGGAGGGCGAGCAGTCCTTCATGATGCTGAGCTTACCTATAGTGTGATAGTATCCGAAGACCATCCGCAGATGCCAAAAAGCGTCACAGAAGCTTATAAGGTAATTTCCATGGGCTTATTACATGGATTTCAGAAGCTAGGGTTAAAAGCGGAGATGGTGTCGCTTGCTACAGAAGAGGAGAAGGCAAAATATAATTCTCCAGGCTCGTCAGCGTGCTTTGATTCCCCTTCCTGGTATGAATTAGTGGTAGAAGGAAAAAAAGTAGCAGGCAGCGCACAAACACGTCAGAAGGGTGTTATCCTACAGCATGGCTCCATCTTGTTGGATATGGATGTTGATTTGCTATTTTCTCTGTTAACCTTCCCGAGTGAACGTGTCAAGGAACGGATGATGAATAGCTTTAAACAAAAAGCCGTTACGATAAACGAAGTAAGCTCAAAACCTATTTCTTTAGAAGAAGCGATTGAAGCCTTTTATCAAGGGTTTGCCGAGGGTCTGGGCATTGAGCTTATCCCGATGGATTTGACAGCTGAAGAGCAGCAATTGGCGAAAGAATTAGCGGAAAATCGTTATCGTACGGATGAATGGAATTTCCGCCGATAG
- the dat gene encoding D-amino-acid transaminase, giving the protein MYYVDGVWYKPDEPAIFPEDRGYQFGDGIYEVVRIYNGRFYQWDEHMVRLERSAKELSLTIPTRTELTEIAHKVLRQYSLQFSEDAILYMQITRGVSERQFTFPSNTRPILTMYAVPKLRPIQQMQNGLRAGLVDDIRWLRCDIKSLNLLGATWAKQQATEQGVDEAILHRNGTITEATSANLFAVKDGKIHTHPATNLILHGITRRTVIQLAKTLGIPVVEEVFSVNFAQMADELFITGTTSEITPIIELQGTPVGDGKVGTIVRRLQEAFEQHIAIDRNSITK; this is encoded by the coding sequence ATGTATTATGTAGATGGAGTTTGGTATAAACCCGATGAGCCTGCTATTTTTCCAGAGGATCGAGGCTATCAGTTTGGGGACGGAATTTATGAGGTTGTGCGTATCTATAATGGTCGCTTCTATCAATGGGACGAGCACATGGTTCGCTTGGAACGCAGTGCAAAGGAGCTTTCTCTAACGATCCCCACTCGCACAGAATTAACCGAAATTGCTCATAAAGTCCTTAGACAGTATTCCTTGCAATTTTCTGAAGATGCAATCCTTTACATGCAAATTACTCGTGGCGTGTCAGAGCGGCAATTTACATTCCCGTCAAATACCCGCCCTATTTTAACGATGTATGCTGTACCTAAATTACGCCCGATTCAACAGATGCAAAATGGTTTAAGGGCTGGACTTGTCGATGACATTCGTTGGTTGCGCTGTGATATTAAAAGTCTTAATCTGCTCGGTGCCACTTGGGCTAAACAGCAAGCGACAGAGCAAGGAGTAGACGAAGCAATTCTTCACCGAAATGGAACCATTACGGAAGCTACTTCAGCTAATCTATTTGCTGTGAAAGATGGCAAAATACATACCCATCCAGCTACTAACCTAATTTTGCACGGGATTACGCGGCGTACTGTTATTCAATTAGCCAAAACTCTGGGCATCCCGGTAGTAGAAGAAGTATTTTCTGTGAATTTTGCTCAAATGGCTGATGAATTATTCATTACTGGTACTACAAGCGAAATAACTCCCATCATTGAGCTTCAAGGTACGCCTGTAGGAGATGGTAAAGTGGGTACTATCGTTCGACGTTTACAAGAAGCCTTTGAACAGCACATCGCTATTGACCGTAATAGCATCACCAAGTAA
- a CDS encoding adenosylcobalamin-dependent ribonucleoside-diphosphate reductase, whose protein sequence is MGLVEHKPLEGLSEKIFLDRYAMKDLDYINTKVGDTVLVLTKDDPKFPQKEVGEIVALEKNQVSILLRNGETITTTVEKTTRPIEVTPEAMWDRLARAIASVEKTEEKQAEWTSKFRELLDDWKLVPGGRIAAGAGASEELTLFNCYVIPSPHDSRGGIMDTLTQMTEIMSRGGGVGINLSSLRPRRALVRGVNGSSSGSVSWGGLFSYTTGLIEQGGSRRGALMLMMNDWHPDLMEFITVKQTMGLVTNANLSVCVSNSFMKAVKEDLDWELVFPDVNDPDYDALWDGNMKKWREELGKPVKLVKTVRAREIWHTIIESAWKSAEPGVVFTEYYNDMSNSWYFNPIICTNPCGEQGLPAWGVCNLSSLNLSKFVLDNEVDWTSLGEAVRYSIRFLDNVIDATPYHFEENRENQQSERRVGLGTMGLAEMMIKLGIRYGSPTSLDFLDKLYNFIAREAYLASADIAKEKGSFPKFDAEKYLMSGFMKQFDEEVREAIREKGIRNVTLLTQAPTGSTGTMVGTSTGIEPYYAFEYYRQSRLGFDKQYVPIAQEWMDAHPGQDLPEYFICAMDLAAEDHVRVQAAIQKWVDSSISKTANAPHDFTVEETKNLYELAFDLGCKGVTIYRDGSRDVQVLSTEKKEEKVGASNDQASAKELENSEPKTSQEAASAGQAQGVKSGRDGATERAYNKRPKRLSGATYKMNTPLGKAYITINDVDHAPFEVIVNVGKAGSDVFAMSEALGRVSTLFLRFGELPDGNKARLLIKHLKGIGGSGAVGFGANRVESIPDAVAKALEMHLDGEDEHQAVAATSSYSITSAPDKEEVHHDVYGDADHKDFCPSCGSATLLHAEGCKTCTTCGFSKCS, encoded by the coding sequence GTGGGTTTAGTAGAACATAAGCCATTAGAAGGGTTAAGTGAAAAGATCTTTTTGGACCGTTATGCAATGAAAGATCTGGATTACATAAATACAAAGGTTGGAGATACCGTTCTCGTATTAACCAAGGATGACCCGAAATTTCCGCAAAAAGAAGTGGGTGAAATTGTTGCCCTGGAGAAAAATCAAGTATCCATTCTACTAAGAAACGGAGAAACCATTACCACAACGGTAGAAAAAACGACCCGTCCAATTGAAGTAACACCGGAAGCAATGTGGGATCGCTTGGCTCGCGCAATTGCTTCTGTAGAGAAGACAGAAGAAAAACAAGCAGAATGGACAAGCAAATTTCGTGAATTGCTAGATGATTGGAAACTAGTACCAGGCGGCCGCATTGCAGCAGGTGCAGGAGCAAGCGAAGAATTAACCCTCTTTAACTGCTATGTAATTCCGTCACCGCATGATTCACGAGGTGGCATTATGGATACGCTGACTCAAATGACAGAGATAATGTCACGTGGAGGCGGTGTTGGTATTAACTTATCCAGCCTCCGTCCTCGGCGTGCGTTGGTACGCGGAGTCAATGGTTCCTCAAGTGGCTCAGTATCCTGGGGCGGCTTGTTCAGCTATACCACAGGTCTAATTGAGCAGGGGGGCTCACGCCGCGGTGCTCTGATGCTAATGATGAATGATTGGCATCCAGACCTTATGGAATTCATTACGGTAAAACAAACGATGGGGCTTGTTACAAATGCCAATCTGTCGGTTTGTGTCTCCAATAGCTTCATGAAAGCTGTAAAAGAGGACTTGGACTGGGAGCTCGTGTTTCCAGATGTAAATGATCCGGATTATGATGCATTGTGGGACGGAAACATGAAAAAATGGCGCGAGGAGCTAGGTAAACCCGTCAAATTGGTTAAGACCGTTCGTGCCCGGGAGATTTGGCATACCATCATTGAATCTGCATGGAAATCGGCTGAGCCTGGTGTTGTATTTACAGAGTATTATAATGACATGTCTAATAGCTGGTATTTTAACCCAATCATTTGCACGAATCCGTGCGGGGAACAAGGACTTCCAGCTTGGGGCGTATGTAATTTATCTTCGTTAAATCTATCTAAATTTGTTCTGGATAACGAGGTAGACTGGACAAGCCTAGGTGAAGCTGTTCGTTATTCGATCCGTTTCTTGGATAACGTAATTGATGCGACTCCTTATCATTTTGAAGAGAACAGAGAAAATCAGCAGTCAGAGCGTCGTGTAGGATTAGGAACCATGGGTCTTGCCGAAATGATGATTAAATTAGGGATTCGTTATGGCAGTCCTACGTCTTTAGATTTTTTGGACAAGCTTTATAACTTTATCGCCCGCGAAGCATACTTGGCATCTGCTGATATTGCAAAGGAAAAAGGTAGCTTTCCTAAATTTGATGCAGAAAAATATCTCATGAGCGGTTTTATGAAACAGTTTGATGAAGAAGTACGAGAAGCGATACGTGAAAAAGGAATTCGCAACGTAACCTTATTAACACAGGCACCAACGGGGTCTACTGGAACGATGGTAGGTACATCTACAGGGATTGAGCCGTATTATGCATTCGAATACTACCGTCAAAGTCGCCTTGGCTTTGATAAACAGTACGTGCCGATCGCTCAGGAATGGATGGATGCCCATCCGGGTCAAGACCTGCCAGAGTATTTTATTTGTGCGATGGACTTAGCCGCTGAAGATCATGTACGTGTTCAAGCTGCAATTCAAAAATGGGTAGACTCTTCCATTTCGAAAACAGCTAACGCTCCACACGATTTCACAGTAGAAGAGACAAAGAATCTGTATGAACTGGCGTTTGACTTAGGTTGCAAAGGGGTAACAATCTATCGAGATGGCAGCCGTGATGTACAGGTATTGTCTACGGAGAAAAAGGAAGAGAAGGTAGGAGCAAGTAACGATCAAGCATCAGCGAAGGAACTGGAGAACTCAGAGCCCAAAACAAGCCAGGAAGCTGCGTCTGCTGGTCAGGCTCAGGGTGTGAAGAGCGGGAGGGATGGAGCTACAGAACGTGCTTATAATAAACGTCCGAAACGTTTAAGTGGTGCTACCTATAAAATGAACACACCTCTTGGAAAAGCGTATATTACAATCAACGATGTAGATCATGCTCCGTTTGAAGTGATTGTGAATGTAGGAAAAGCTGGAAGCGATGTGTTTGCAATGTCAGAGGCTTTAGGGCGCGTATCCACCTTATTCCTACGTTTTGGAGAGTTACCAGATGGCAACAAGGCCCGGTTGTTAATTAAACATTTAAAAGGGATTGGTGGCTCAGGAGCAGTTGGTTTTGGAGCAAACCGTGTGGAATCCATCCCAGATGCTGTAGCAAAAGCGTTAGAAATGCATCTTGACGGGGAAGACGAGCATCAGGCAGTAGCAGCTACTAGCAGCTATTCAATCACCTCAGCTCCAGATAAAGAAGAGGTGCATCACGACGTATACGGCGATGCTGATCACAAAGACTTCTGCCCATCATGCGGCTCTGCGACATTATTGCATGCAGAAGGATGTAAGACATGTACAACTTGCGGATTTTCCAAATGCTCGTAA
- a CDS encoding class F sortase, translating to MRIFFLALLICILSGCSGSANPEKKPAIPHSLSRDQAFPHVEEKQSNTTTGSSSTSQRKPVTASFIPNRLQIPSIGLDTTIETVGITVEGNMDVPKAFDKVGILSPWTKPGEKGNAVIAGHFDHYTGPAIFYHLKKLKHGDHVIVSDSNDHRLIYAVKEVTTFKTKEAPLERIFGESNTSNLNLVTCSGKFNKKTQEHAKRLVVFTELSQ from the coding sequence ATGAGAATATTTTTCCTTGCTTTACTGATATGTATCCTTTCAGGGTGTTCAGGCTCCGCTAATCCGGAAAAAAAGCCTGCCATCCCCCATTCTCTATCTAGAGATCAAGCCTTTCCTCATGTTGAAGAAAAGCAATCAAATACAACAACTGGTTCCTCTTCAACTTCACAGAGAAAACCGGTAACAGCATCCTTCATACCAAATCGCCTACAAATTCCCTCTATTGGATTGGATACAACAATAGAAACAGTAGGAATAACAGTGGAAGGAAATATGGATGTTCCGAAGGCATTTGATAAAGTAGGCATTTTATCTCCGTGGACAAAACCAGGTGAAAAGGGAAATGCTGTTATTGCTGGTCACTTTGATCATTACACGGGTCCAGCGATCTTTTATCATTTAAAAAAATTAAAGCATGGCGATCATGTGATCGTCTCAGATTCAAACGACCATCGGCTTATCTATGCAGTCAAAGAAGTAACCACTTTTAAAACGAAAGAAGCTCCCTTAGAGAGAATTTTCGGCGAGTCAAATACCTCTAATCTGAATCTGGTCACTTGCTCTGGCAAATTTAATAAGAAAACCCAAGAACATGCTAAGAGATTAGTCGTATTTACAGAATTAAGTCAATAA
- a CDS encoding amidase domain-containing protein, translating into MKKVFWILVALTIMFINNTEEVKAEHAEIESLLHSMYNERSKAMITKEHEVIKHHYLTTYKSSRSALEHERNRSTYIHTWGSKRNLSFIDAESKIQIVNIKRIGAKAKVFLKQSQLITYQHNGVPFQPQKFGIGTRHLLTLEQKDSKWYIVKEWYLDPLEENPNLIPVSKKFVTKEELAAYKQRKKKIRYNREKAVAYAEKYAGAAPMAGNNHRYNRKYADYTYEGGDCTNFTSQVLGDPLEGGGLPMNGGWFYRKGGSVAWIRTDALYQFLIHSGYGKLIARGTYKEVAKPNKKFPQGALSHLEPGDLIAYELEGNIDHFSIVTARDDQGYVLVNSHSADRYHVPWDLGWDKKTKFYLIHIRD; encoded by the coding sequence ATGAAAAAGGTATTTTGGATTCTTGTAGCTTTGACCATTATGTTTATAAATAATACAGAAGAGGTTAAAGCGGAGCATGCAGAAATTGAAAGCTTGTTACATAGTATGTATAACGAACGTTCCAAAGCAATGATCACGAAGGAGCATGAGGTAATCAAGCATCATTATCTTACTACTTATAAAAGCAGTCGATCTGCACTAGAACATGAAAGAAATCGAAGTACGTATATTCATACATGGGGATCAAAAAGAAACCTATCATTTATAGATGCTGAAAGTAAAATTCAAATTGTAAATATTAAGCGTATAGGAGCGAAAGCAAAGGTTTTTTTAAAACAATCACAACTAATCACGTACCAACATAATGGTGTCCCCTTTCAACCACAAAAATTTGGAATTGGAACGCGACATCTCCTAACTTTAGAGCAAAAAGATAGCAAATGGTACATTGTGAAAGAATGGTATCTGGACCCTTTAGAGGAAAATCCGAATTTAATTCCTGTATCAAAAAAATTCGTTACCAAAGAAGAGTTAGCCGCATATAAGCAAAGAAAGAAAAAAATAAGATATAACCGTGAGAAAGCGGTTGCTTACGCCGAAAAGTATGCTGGTGCGGCCCCTATGGCAGGGAACAACCACCGATACAACCGGAAATACGCAGATTATACATATGAAGGAGGGGACTGTACCAATTTCACTTCTCAAGTGCTGGGGGACCCGCTAGAGGGTGGAGGACTCCCTATGAATGGAGGGTGGTTTTATAGAAAAGGTGGGAGCGTTGCTTGGATCAGAACCGATGCCTTGTACCAATTTCTTATTCATAGTGGGTACGGTAAATTAATTGCACGAGGGACATATAAAGAGGTAGCGAAACCGAACAAAAAATTTCCTCAAGGTGCCCTTTCCCATCTTGAACCAGGCGATTTGATTGCTTATGAACTTGAAGGGAATATTGATCATTTCTCCATCGTAACCGCTAGGGATGATCAGGGCTATGTATTAGTAAACTCTCATTCCGCTGATCGTTATCATGTACCGTGGGATTTGGGATGGGATAAGAAAACCAAATTTTATCTGATCCATATCAGAGATTAA
- a CDS encoding oligosaccharide flippase family protein, producing MGLPLIIRQFLLRSGLLFLVKIIGAIGRIFLFRIFGAEGMGLYQMVYAFYGFVLTLVTAGLPTSLSLATAKDVHKGMYFLKVSLILTCILGGSATILSYSYAEIIADWYGDSKLTVAIQLLSPVFLFVPQLHLFRGFFQGVEIYGSISFSELLEQSMRVITMLVLANIWISYGVSVAVGGAVLGAVVGGLSALLFFIGIYLLQRKKLRYLSLPSRFHHSTETSIFLKMSVSVLATRLLLPLTDFIDSILIPNRLMHSGLTAHQSTSIYGEITGMALTIVYLPSMVTSAFLHVIIPKIAGNWEKNNVGQFRSRVNKSMKVGWLWGISASLYFFLYGQNISQAITGDASLAYSLISLSLIPFLSGIRDISTNILWVKGRKKGPLVGVIVGSIISIIINYWLVGIPSFQYSGIVIGIVSFELASLLWNLHYMRRFLSWKIVIESGVFIVFCYTIGRMLEGFPLFIHVVLYFSCVSLYFFLRFSRRIIYM from the coding sequence ATGGGGCTGCCACTTATTATACGTCAATTTCTTTTACGCAGTGGTCTTCTATTTCTCGTCAAAATAATTGGTGCAATCGGACGTATTTTCTTATTTCGGATTTTTGGCGCAGAAGGTATGGGATTGTATCAAATGGTGTATGCCTTTTATGGATTTGTTTTAACCTTAGTAACAGCAGGGCTACCTACCTCTTTGTCCTTAGCAACAGCCAAGGATGTTCATAAGGGCATGTATTTTCTAAAGGTCTCCCTAATTCTTACGTGCATTTTAGGTGGAAGTGCAACGATATTATCATACAGTTACGCTGAGATCATTGCTGATTGGTACGGAGATTCAAAACTAACTGTCGCTATTCAACTCCTGTCACCTGTTTTTTTGTTTGTACCTCAGCTCCATTTATTCCGCGGCTTTTTTCAAGGAGTTGAAATATACGGTTCTATTTCCTTTTCTGAACTGCTAGAGCAATCAATGCGAGTTATTACGATGCTTGTTTTAGCAAATATTTGGATTTCGTATGGAGTATCAGTTGCGGTTGGAGGAGCGGTGCTTGGAGCTGTAGTGGGAGGATTGTCAGCTCTTCTTTTTTTTATCGGGATCTATCTTCTACAGCGCAAGAAGCTGCGTTACTTGAGTCTACCTTCACGTTTTCATCATAGCACTGAAACCTCGATTTTTTTAAAAATGTCTGTAAGTGTGCTGGCAACTAGGCTGTTACTTCCATTAACGGATTTTATAGACTCGATATTAATTCCCAACCGTCTCATGCATTCAGGTTTAACTGCTCATCAATCTACCAGCATTTATGGGGAAATAACAGGTATGGCATTAACCATTGTTTATTTACCTTCGATGGTTACATCTGCATTTCTGCATGTGATTATTCCTAAAATTGCGGGGAATTGGGAAAAGAATAATGTGGGGCAATTTAGAAGCCGTGTCAACAAATCTATGAAGGTTGGCTGGTTATGGGGAATTAGTGCATCCTTGTATTTCTTTTTGTATGGTCAAAACATTTCACAAGCGATTACGGGAGATGCTTCCCTTGCTTATTCTTTGATTAGTCTATCTTTGATTCCTTTTTTATCAGGGATTCGAGACATTTCCACTAACATACTATGGGTGAAAGGTCGAAAAAAAGGACCGTTAGTAGGTGTAATAGTAGGCTCTATTATTTCAATCATTATCAACTATTGGCTGGTTGGAATTCCCTCCTTTCAATACAGTGGGATTGTCATTGGAATTGTATCTTTTGAACTAGCTTCTCTACTTTGGAATTTGCATTACATGCGACGTTTTTTATCATGGAAAATAGTAATCGAGTCCGGTGTATTTATTGTTTTTTGCTATACAATTGGACGAATGCTAGAAGGTTTTCCTTTATTCATTCATGTTGTACTTTACTTTAGTTGTGTGTCTCTTTACTTTTTTCTGCGTTTTTCCCGGCGAATAATCTATATGTAG
- a CDS encoding C40 family peptidase, translating to MVSSVKLSSILTKSVLICSIGLSFTCGTAYATGINKEKQNGTTNHSSTITVSKPKWEDTADHIISLGKTYMGTPYVYGAERFQDKTFDCSSYVQYLYGKFGISLGWHAREQAKQGTWIPFDQIQKGDLLFFADEKFPNETGLNKVRHVGIYLGDGKILHTYEEGIGVIISDFQNDKLEDDYWYNYFLFAKRVIPEATK from the coding sequence ATGGTTTCAAGTGTAAAACTCAGCTCAATCCTAACAAAGTCCGTGCTTATTTGTTCCATTGGTCTTTCTTTTACCTGTGGTACTGCTTATGCAACTGGAATAAATAAAGAAAAGCAAAACGGGACAACCAATCATAGCTCTACAATAACTGTATCAAAACCGAAATGGGAAGATACGGCTGATCATATTATTTCTCTAGGGAAAACCTATATGGGAACCCCTTATGTTTATGGTGCAGAACGTTTTCAAGATAAAACCTTTGATTGCTCTTCTTATGTACAATACCTGTATGGGAAATTTGGCATCTCACTCGGCTGGCACGCTAGAGAGCAAGCGAAGCAAGGGACATGGATTCCATTTGATCAAATCCAAAAGGGAGATCTTTTGTTTTTTGCAGATGAAAAATTTCCTAATGAAACGGGTCTAAATAAGGTTAGACATGTTGGGATCTACTTGGGAGATGGGAAAATCCTCCACACCTATGAAGAAGGAATAGGTGTAATTATTAGTGATTTCCAAAATGATAAACTAGAGGACGACTATTGGTATAACTACTTTCTTTTTGCAAAGAGAGTTATTCCTGAAGCAACTAAATAA
- a CDS encoding DUF421 domain-containing protein, with amino-acid sequence MHEYMDTIGRTILSFGLLLLVARVLGKQTLSNMTFHDFVTGITLGAIAANLAFNEKIKMMELILSLAVFSGTSYLMSNIAIKIQKSRKWISGAPTVLIENGKILEENMRKNKYTMDSLNQSLRQKDIFNLQEVENAVVETNGKLSVQKKTEFQSVTKKDLQIFTGGKEKFPIELVMEGQILEDNLRQNKLSKDWLHKEIKRIGKDLDEIFYAVKTSNGTIVFDFYADYIKSPIDKE; translated from the coding sequence ATGCATGAATATATGGACACGATAGGGAGAACAATCCTTTCATTTGGTCTGCTTTTACTGGTAGCCAGAGTTCTAGGAAAGCAGACCTTATCTAACATGACGTTTCACGATTTTGTGACAGGGATTACACTGGGGGCGATTGCAGCCAATTTAGCTTTTAATGAAAAAATTAAAATGATGGAATTGATTTTGTCTTTAGCGGTATTTTCAGGAACTTCTTATCTTATGTCAAATATAGCTATTAAAATACAAAAATCAAGAAAATGGATATCGGGAGCGCCCACCGTACTTATTGAAAATGGGAAAATTTTAGAGGAGAATATGAGGAAAAATAAATATACGATGGATTCCCTTAACCAATCTCTTCGGCAAAAAGATATTTTTAATCTCCAAGAGGTTGAGAATGCTGTTGTAGAGACTAATGGAAAATTATCTGTACAAAAGAAAACAGAATTTCAGAGTGTAACTAAGAAGGATTTGCAAATTTTCACAGGAGGGAAAGAAAAATTTCCGATAGAGCTAGTTATGGAAGGGCAAATATTAGAAGACAATTTACGCCAAAATAAATTATCAAAGGACTGGTTGCATAAAGAAATCAAACGGATTGGAAAGGATCTAGATGAGATTTTCTATGCTGTAAAAACCTCAAACGGGACAATTGTTTTTGATTTTTACGCAGATTACATAAAATCTCCGATTGATAAAGAATAG
- a CDS encoding lipase has product MTYACFGFLPAVGAEEYSENNNKEPIILVNGFLGWGREEVLGFKYWGGFHDIQEKLKTDGYQVFTSAVGPVSSNWDRACELYAQINGGTVDYGAAHAEEHGHARFGRTYEGFNVNWDENNKVHLVGHSMGGQTSRTLVQLLNEGSREEQEYKNQHPEVELSPLFEGGKSFVRSVTTLASPHNGTTLADGVGTFIPFAKDLLVATAFFLHSADYTVYDFKLDQWGIKKKKDESFVSYSKRVWNSPIWSDTKDTCQWDLSTDGARELNSWVKTQPDVYYFSYSASATKPGILTGVHIPILSMNKALLGNALFMGSYLRNDQNRPIIDESWWENDGVINTNSMIGPETDEIVPYRQKAQIGKWNYLGKKAGWDHLDLIGLSISDSLGFSDITMFYRDIAKLVTKLPHNEVDY; this is encoded by the coding sequence ATGACGTATGCCTGTTTCGGATTTTTACCTGCTGTTGGGGCGGAAGAATATTCGGAAAATAACAACAAAGAACCGATCATCCTAGTAAATGGATTTCTAGGCTGGGGAAGAGAAGAGGTACTTGGTTTTAAGTATTGGGGTGGATTTCATGATATACAGGAAAAACTAAAAACAGATGGCTACCAAGTATTTACCTCGGCTGTAGGGCCTGTTTCAAGTAACTGGGATCGTGCTTGTGAGTTGTATGCTCAAATAAATGGGGGAACAGTGGATTATGGAGCGGCTCATGCCGAGGAACATGGACATGCCCGTTTTGGACGTACGTATGAAGGATTTAATGTGAATTGGGATGAGAACAATAAAGTGCATCTAGTCGGTCACAGTATGGGCGGACAGACAAGCCGTACTCTTGTCCAATTATTAAACGAAGGTAGTCGTGAGGAGCAGGAATATAAAAATCAACATCCTGAAGTAGAATTGTCTCCTTTGTTTGAAGGTGGCAAATCATTTGTTCGGAGTGTTACAACACTTGCTAGTCCTCACAATGGGACAACCCTTGCTGATGGTGTAGGGACGTTTATTCCATTTGCTAAGGATCTTCTTGTTGCTACTGCTTTTTTTCTACATAGTGCAGACTACACGGTGTATGACTTTAAACTGGATCAATGGGGGATTAAGAAAAAGAAGGACGAATCGTTTGTTAGCTATTCAAAGCGTGTATGGAATAGCCCCATTTGGAGTGATACCAAAGATACCTGCCAATGGGACCTTAGTACAGATGGGGCCCGGGAATTGAATAGCTGGGTAAAAACGCAACCAGATGTCTATTATTTTTCTTATAGCGCCAGCGCAACAAAGCCAGGAATATTGACAGGAGTGCATATCCCCATCCTATCAATGAATAAAGCATTATTGGGAAATGCGCTATTTATGGGATCATATTTGCGAAACGATCAAAATCGTCCGATTATTGATGAATCGTGGTGGGAAAATGATGGGGTTATTAATACAAATTCAATGATCGGTCCAGAAACAGATGAAATTGTTCCATACAGACAGAAAGCACAAATCGGTAAATGGAACTATTTGGGTAAAAAAGCAGGCTGGGATCATCTCGATCTAATTGGATTAAGTATATCTGATTCACTTGGCTTCTCGGATATTACGATGTTTTATAGGGACATTGCTAAGCTGGTAACAAAATTACCGCATAATGAGGTCGATTATTGA